Sequence from the Hamadaea flava genome:
CGCACGAAGATCGGCGGCAGCCGACGATCAACGCGGAAACGCGTCTTTGATCGTCGGCTGCCGCCGTTCTTGGCCGTCGCGACCTCCATGAACGGCGGCAACCGGCGATCTTGGCGGCCAGACCCACTGATCGGCGGCAGCCGACGATCATGCGGGCGGGGTCAGGCCGCCACGGGCTCGCGGACGGGTTCCGCCACCGGCTGCACGGCCGGCCGCGTGGACCTGCCCACTGCGATCAGGGCCAGACCGCCGACGGCATAGGCGATCAATACCCACATCGAGTACGCGCTGCCGGCGCCGTCGAAGAACGCGACACTGCGCAGTAGCGTCGCCCCGGCTCCGGCCGGAAGATGCTGCCCCACGTCACCCCAGGGCTGCGGCAGGAGTTCCGGCGCCCCGGCGACCCCGGACAACGGGTTGCCGACCAGGAACACTGTCAGCGCGCCGAGCCCGATGCCGGGCGGTCCGAAGACGCTGCCAAGCCCGGCCACCAGGGCTGAGGCCGCCAGCCCCACGAGTCCGACCGCGGCCGCGTCGGCCCAGTAGTTCCCCGTGATCACCCCGAGCCACTCGCGCAACACGACCGACCCGATCAGGCCGCTGCCTACGGCGTACCCGAGGGAACCCAGAAGGCGGGCCCACTTCAGCGGAACCAGGACGACCAGCAGGATGCCCGCGAGCATGCCGGTGAGCAGCAGGGGCAGGAAGCCGGCCGTGAAGCCGGCACCGCGCGGATCGTCGGCCGGGAGCGGGACCACCGCGACCACCTTGGCGTTGTTCTCGGCGGCGGCCGCGCTGAGCAGCGTGGCGACCACGGGGCTCGCGGCGGGCGCGGTGTGGACCTCGACGCCGGACGCCGTCACCACGAACGCGCCGTAGACCTCGCGATCGCGGATGAGCTGGTCGGCGGCGGTGGCGTCGGCCGCCTGCGTGATCGTGAACGCACCCTCCTCCGCCTGCAACTTCGCGGTGATCGCGCTGGTCGCGGGGCCCGGCCCGGCGACGGCGATCGGCAGGTCCCGCGGGGCCATGTTGGCGGCGGGACCGACGAAGAGCGGGATGAGCAGTGCCTGCGCCACGATGACGACGGCCGCGAGGAGTGCGGCTCGTTTCATGGCTCCTCCAATAAAACGAATGCTCGTTCTCTATTGCCCACAGCATGCTTCCAGGCCCACGCCAGTGTCAAGAACGAACGTTCGTTTTACGATGTGACCCATGCCGCGCGTCTCCGACCAGCACCTCGCCGCCCGCCGCCAGCAGATCATCGACGCGGCGCGGGCCTGCTTCACGCGCAACGGCTTCCACGCCACGACCATGCAAGACGTGATCAAGGAAGCAGGACTGTCGGTCGGTGCGGTCTACCGGTACTTCAAGAGCAAAGAAGAACTGATCGCGGCCATCGTCGGCCAGGTCGTCGACGAGATCACCGGACGACTGCACCAGGTCACCAGCGCGCGCCCCCGGCTCCCGGTCGAAGACACCCTCGCCGCGGCGCTCACGGTCATGGAACCGGCCCTCGGCCCCGACGGCATGTTCCGGGTCGCGCTCCAGGTCTGGTCTGAGTCACTCACCAATCCGTCGCTGCGTGTCCTCGTGACCGACTTGTACGCACGACTGCGCGACGAATTCCGGGAGTACGCCTCCGAACTGCCGCTCCCCGAAGGCGTCACCGCCGACGAACTCTCCGGCGTGCTGCTGTCCCTGGCCCAGGGGTACG
This genomic interval carries:
- a CDS encoding TetR/AcrR family transcriptional regulator; this encodes MPRVSDQHLAARRQQIIDAARACFTRNGFHATTMQDVIKEAGLSVGAVYRYFKSKEELIAAIVGQVVDEITGRLHQVTSARPRLPVEDTLAAALTVMEPALGPDGMFRVALQVWSESLTNPSLRVLVTDLYARLRDEFREYASELPLPEGVTADELSGVLLSLAQGYALQRVLTGGPSPSEYVAGIAGLTRLAPPPPPLSRFPPPLSRFPPPLSA